The Calypte anna isolate BGI_N300 chromosome 9, bCalAnn1_v1.p, whole genome shotgun sequence sequence gctctagtgggaggtgtccctgcctgtggcaggaggtttggactagatgatttttaaagccccttccagcccaaaccagcctgggattctatgattcttaggCTGTGGTTGCTGCTCACCAGCTCGGGGCTGTGGGCCTAGAAGCTTTGCCAAGCCCCAGAttgcctcttcccttccctgtgcTTGTGCTGCCTCTGGGCAGAGCACTGTGATGGGAGACCCTGAGCAGCCTCTCGGGAGGCCAAGAGCAAGAGGAGAAggggctgtgccccccctggGCACACAGCTTGCTTCCCAGTATCTCCTCACAGGGACTCCAAACAAGGGgagccctccctgcagcctgcaaaCAAAAGTGTGGTTGTGCCCCCAGACTGAGCCTGGGACTGAGCCTGGCCTGGGAGCCTGCTCCAAGCATGGCCTGCAGGCATGGGCTCTGGTTAAACAGCTGTAATTGACCCCCAGCTGAGACTTGTttaatagattttatttatttcacaggtTTATTGAGCTTGGTTGGTTGACTACATTGCCAGTCTGagcccccagcaccacccccaCTTGCCCAACCCCTGGCCACCAGCTGGCCAAGCCCCTGTCTGAGCTCCTGGGAGAGGATGGGGGAACTGAAACTGCAGCCCCAGGCATAACATGTCCCCACGGGGCTGTTCCAGAAATGCCTCCACTGTGCCTTGTTCTCTCCATGTCAGGCAAGAGACAAGAGGAGCAAAGGACCCCTTAAGAGCAGAGATGTTTGGGATGGACACTCTGATGTCCTCTCTCCTGTCCCTACCTCCTCAAGGGACCACAGAGCATGGATCACCTGGGTCCCATCAAGCTGCCCCTTCCCACTCAGGTGCaccaggggatggggacaggcaggcaggTGACAGGCACCTGGTCCCTTGGctcagagggagggaaggagttCAGCTACAAGATGGTGCTCAGCAGGCGCACACAGGGTCACACAACAGCGCAGAACATGGGAAGGGGACCTGTGCAGAGCAGTGAAGCCACAGGTCTGTAACATAAGCCAAGAGCTGCTCACACCTTCAGGAGTGCTGGGTGACACCATAttgctggggctgagctgcccagggacacagggagagctgagctgccagggGAGGCACGGGCAGGGCACTCGAGAGCATTGGGTGCAGAAGACCTAAAGCCTTCTCCAGAGCAATGTTTGCTGtggtgggggggctgctgggctcagggcaggagcagaggagcagcagtgcccaCTGGATGgcttggaggagaggagctgggactGCTGAGTCTCCAGGGCCCATCCTGGAGCAAAGAGCAGGTGAGAAGTAGGAGGAGGAACACCTTGCAGGAACAGGTTCCTGTGGCTCTTCTTGGCCCCAGCTTTGGGCTAGTGCTGTGGAAGCACCAGGAGACGAGCTGGGTATGAGCTGAGTGGGAcactgcagaggcagctgcccaggcagcccctggcactggctgctggggaggattTTCCCTCCAGAGACCTGCAATGTACGTTGTTCACAGAGGCAATGGAAGCACCCAGTCCCCAGACTCTGCCCTTGGGCTCACAAGTGAGCTGTCCTAGAGCTGCAGGTccctcccagcacccatggCAGCTTCAGCTGGCTTGAGAGCTCAGTAGTAGGCACCAAGGAGGGCTGAGACCTTGTGCAGGAGCTCCTTGTGGTTGGCATGTAGAGGGATCCTCTTGTCCAACACCTGCCAGCGGATGCACAGCTCGGGGTCACAGCCTTGGAGGAACTGGAAGGGGACCAGGGACATCACACAGATGCTGCTGGTGGGGGACCAGAGCTTCAGAGCACTCCAGTCCCCagcctcttctcttttctttttggggggcACACCTACCCCCGGCAGGTTCACCCCCACgtccagcccctgctgcaggcagctggagaagcCCACTCTGAGGAGGGAGAGCTTTGGATCCCCTGGCCCATGCCCTCTGGGAGCTGTGGGGTGAGGGGCCCATACCGAATTCAGCCTCTTCATCTCCACACTGTTCTGGCTGTCAAAGTGCACGCTGATGGCCACCGTCTCCACCCAGGCATTATCCGTGTTGCGGGGGTCGTCCAGGTACCCCTTGTGTACCTGTGCAGGGGGCAGGGGGGCCACGCTGGCACAGCCTCTGGGAACACCAGGGCACCAAGAGGCCCCGGGGGTGGTAGGCAGGGCATccccccacagctcctctgccccGCTGGAAGGCAGTGCCCTGTTCCCACTACAGCAGGGGCAGCAAGCACGGACACCTCTGCATGCAGCCCACCCCCCCCGGGGGTGTCACCCAGACCCCCCAGTGTGTCCCCTCCACACCTCAGTGCCTTGTTTCAGCAGGTTCTGAAACTGGGGCCAGAATTCCCGGCGCAGGATCCACTTCAGCTTCAGTGGCAGCATCTCTCCTGGCTCCAGGGACCCCTGTGCCCAAGAGGATGCCAGTCACGGGGCttgccaccagcacagccccccagcCTGGCCTGGCAGGCCAACCAGCTTGGCCACTGGGTGCTTGTCACCACTGCAGAAGATGCCACAAGCTCTGGTGGGGGGAGCAAGCAGCAGAGGtgcctcccatccctccctgtcctgcCAGGAGTGCTCACTCACCCCCAGGCACCAGTGCTAAGCCAGCATTGTCACCCCCAGACCCTTCTCAGGCAGCTCTTACCCCAGGCAGAGCCCAGACCTCTGACAGGGGGTACTGGGCTACCAGGACTTCCAGCATCTTCTTCAGGCTCTTCCTGATGATGGACCCATCCAaattcctcctccagctgggagagaggCCCCTGTTATGCTGCAGCTGGACCCAGCTTCTGCCCCCCAGCAGTGGTGGAGTGGGCAGAGGTGGGGTTTGCCAGCTTTGTGCCgtccccccagccctgtcccagaGCCAGGACACCTCTCTGTCCCCAGACACTCACCGGGTGACAATGGGGTGCAGGGCATGGTTGGGCCCAAAGCAGTGGAGTCTCCCACGACCTCgcagccctgtcctgcccaTGGGGTTCCTGGCAGGCAGAAAGCACATGGGAGGGGAGAGCACCAAGACTCCTCTGCCCACCCCACCACAATGATCACAGCTCCCCCACATTTCCCACCACTGCTCCCCCTCTGGGATGCTGGGGTTTTGTTACCCAAGGATGATGCACACACACCACCTCCCCCCCCACCATCAGCTGGGAGGTGAGAAGGGGATGGATGCTCCCAGACTCTCCTGGATTCTCCATCTCCCTGGTGCTTTGCCTACACCTGGGGACCCCACCCCACCTTCCCAAGCCCCCCTGTGCCCACAGGGGATGGGTGCACTCACAGGGGCAGCCCCTCCTGCACAGCATAGAGGCCATGGAAGCTCTGCCTGTCGATCAGCCCATCCATGGTGTTGTAGTTGATCTTCAGGAGAGACTCCAAGGAGCTGgggggcaggaggcagcccggcagggaggggatggctGTGCCACCccggggaggggacagaggagtGGGGAGCCACAGTGGGGAACACTCACGGGCTGAAGGGGTCCTGCACAGCCATGTCCTTGTGGTCAGCAGAGTAGGTGGGGGGGTCGTAGAGTGGGAATTCCACCTGCAGGGTTATGTGGCCACCTCAGGTTCCCCTCGCACCCCTGCTCGGGTGGCAGGCAGGGACTGGGGGCCCCAGGGACACTTTCTGCCCTGGGGTCTGTGGCATCATTCCCCACGGCACAGGGGGCTCCAGACGGATGGTTGGCCTGTTCCCATCCCCACTGACACCAGGTCTGCCCCACGggccccctcccagcccctctgcccccagGGTCACGGCTCCTACCTCCCAGGGCACCTTCTCATCTGGCACGGGGAAGCGCAGGGTGTGAGAGCCGGGGTACAGGAGGGTTCTGGCCAGCACGTGGCAGGGGGGATGGATCTCCTCAGCCTTCCCCTCCACCTCGACCTCCTTTCCCTCGGGGGCTTTGCTGGAGCCTGCAAGGCAGACACAGACAGCAAGGCCCCCAGAAGCAGGGTCCTGAGTCTGATGCTCTGGGGTTTTCCCGGTGCTGCTGGTGTGGAGCTGGGCTCTGCTTACCCACGGGGGGCATGGCCTCTCCTGAGCTGAAGCCActgccctgcagagcctgcaTGATCCACCTCAGGGCCTGGGCACTCTGCTGCACCTGTGTGGGACAGGAGAGgctcagccattctgtgagcCCAACAccccagctgccccccagctccagcccaggacctcctgccctctgctcctggggGCTCATCCCTCAGGCAGCAGCCACCCTGGCTCTGCCCCAACAACTCAGCTGGAAAACTACCTCAAGGGAAATATTTTATGATGGACCCATCCAaattcctcctccagctgggagagaggCCCCTGTTATGCTGCAGCTGGACCCAGCTTCTCCCCCCCAGCATTGGTTgagtgggcagagctggggtttgCTAGCTTTGTGCCAttcccccagccctgtcccagggGGTGGAAATGGGGGTGGAAACAGCAGCCGTGCTGTGGCAGTCTTGGAGAGAAGATGCCAGGGCCTGGTCAGGTTCCCTGGGCACCCAACTGCTCGTGCAGGGTGTGTGGAACAGCTTCCCAAGGAGGGGGTCTCCAGAAGGGTCCTCCCAGGCCAAGGAGATGAGCTGGGTCAGATCTAACTGCCTGGGTGACCACTGGAGAGGCAGGGACTCATCCCAACACTTCCTGCCCTCATCCTGTTCACTTGGGAGTCAAACAGAACACTTCCCATAAATCTTTTCCTCTGGGGTGCTGTTGTTTTGGCAAGGAAACTCCAACTGTTTGATGAGGAAATGGATTCAGGGAAGCTTTCTCTGTTGTAGATGACTCCTGGAAAACCCCCACCTTTCTTAGCTTTTGCCTCACCCGGTCTTCCAGAGAGCCCAGTCTGCGCTCCACCAGTCCTGTCCTCTTCCCCTGGTCGAggtccagcagctctgccagcatgTCAACCCTTggtgggcagagcagagaggaccATCAGCACTCACCCCTGCACCGACCCCAACACCcccaccctgcccagcccagagGGACGTCCCTGTCCCAGCACTCCTGCTACCTCTGAGCAATGTCTCGGATCTTCTGCTCCACGTTCTGCTTCTCCTGGCACTGCAGGTGCTGCAGGTAGCTCTCCTTCAGGTACATctcccaggagagcagagcagcttcttcattcttctccagcttctcctctgcCAGAGGGAAGGAGCCGGCAGCGCTCTCAGccccccaaaccctgctggCACATCCCAGGGAGGATGTGGAGGGGGCaaagggcaggaggggggaTGTTGGTCCTCACTGAGCTGTTTGTGGTGCGTGGCTGCCCTACGGAGCAATCCCCTCTGGAGCAGGCTCTGGAGGTGGttgaggaggatgaggggtgGGGGTGCCGGGGGGCGGCCATGGTACTCCTCGATCAGGTCGTGCCTCTGGAACTTCCAGATCTGGTCCGTGTGctcctggacctgctggaaGGTGTAGCTGGGGCAGAGCCCAGGCGTCAGCCGTGGGGATCAGAGGTCTCTATATTGAGTCTCTATggtgtccccagctcctcccagtCTCCCTGGCCTGGCACCCTTTCTGTAAACCCTCCCCAAAGCATCCCCGTGCTCTGCCCTACCATCCCTCTTGTGCTTTCTCAGTGTCTGGTGCCCTGGTCCTGGCCAAACCTGTGAGCACAGACAGTGTGATTCACTGCCAGGACCACATGGCCAGGTCAAACTCACTTGAACATGGCAATGAGGAGGTTGAGGAGGAGGATATTGGTGAAGAGCAGGTAGAGGCACAGTAAGATGACTGTCAGCCACTCTGGGAAGATGGGTTTCTTGTTGTCCTCGTTTGTCTCTGGGCACTTGGGCTTGTAGGGGTCTGTTCCATTGGGGCTACACTGGTCGATGTTGAAGTTGACCCCTGCAAGAGAGGGTGGCATGGATCCCCCAGAGCCAAACCCCACCGTGTCTCAGGGAGCACCTCCTGCTCTCTGGAAGTGGCCAGCACCCCGAGGAGCCAAGCACCAGGCAGGGATTTGACCTCAACCCACACCATCCCAGGGAATTTGCTGCCTGGCACCAGCTCTGTGGCAGCTGTGGCACTCAGCTGGATGGATGCTCTCTCCTGAGTGCTCAGGCAGctgcagtccctggctctgcactgcTCCCCATGCTCCCAAcgtgctgctgcagcctccatCCCCACACTCCCTCCTGGCCTTACGCAGTGCTTGGAGAGGAGCCCTCTGCAGGACTTCCAGAAGCCACCGTGGCAGGAGCCAGGCACACTGTGGTAGCCCTCAGCCTCCTTGCAGCCACCTTGCTGCGTGTCTCTTACCATCGATGTAGGAGGGAATTTGCCCAAAGATGGTCAGGTAGGAGTGGTAGACCACCCCTCGGAAGAGCCAGTCCACACGTTCCTCATTGTGGATCAGGATAGCCTGCTTGGCAACCCCAAAGGACACCACCCACACTGccagcaggaagaggaagaagaagacaTCCTTCatctgcagaggcagaggggaagcaAAGGTATCTTCAGGAACAAACCCCAGGACAGGATAACGAGGGTGGCACAGCCCTCCCACCCGTGCACCAGCAATGTCACTGCTCCAGCTGGTGacaagggcaggagggagggagctcTCACCATGCGTTTCACAATGATGATCTTGGGCCCCAAAGTTTTGCTGACTGTGAAGATGTGCATCAGACGCAGGCAGAAAATGATAAAAGCCAGGGAGAGGATGATGCGTCCGGGATATAAAGTTGATGGGATCAGCCTGGatgcagaaaagaggaaaggaaacatctcagcaccaccagcatggatttttttttttttttttttttttttttttgtgatctcACAGGATTTCTGCACTACCAATGAGCTTCCCCAGCATGCAACACAATAAACACCTCTCCtaaaggcagctgaaagcagaggcAAATTGGTCAGGATTGCTCAAGTGGCTCTGCAGCTCACCTGCAAGTCAGCCCTGCGATGAAGACCACGATGGCACAGATATCCAACTTATTCCAGAAGTCCTTGAAGTACAGGGAAGCCATTTTCACAACCCCAAACCCATCTGGATCATACAATAGCTGTTAAGAGCAGAGGGGTCAGAGTTTAAGGGAAAGCCTCCTGAGGTCCTCCTGTGCCTTGTAAAGGGGAGGGATGACACAGACCTGCTGGCCATCACTGGACCCCCTTTGCTTGCCCAAAGTTAACCTGAGCCTACGTGGGTTTCTACAGAGGCACAGGAGGAGCATGGGGAGAGATACCTGAGACATGGAGCTCTTTTGTCTGGTGAAGAAAGGCACCAAGATGTTgaagcaaaagctgaaaaaaatcaagtgtcaAGCATAGCCTGGAAGTGCTGCTGGGAATAAGGACCCGAGGAAGGAACCTGCCCCTCCATCTCTTGACATTTTCAGCTCCAGGCAGCACATCTTCCTGCAAGGAGCCAGGgccagaggcagcagggagattCTCTGGCCTCAGAGATGGAGGGAACCTGACAGCCCCTTGTGCTGGGACTGCTCCAAAGAAATGGTGGCATGAGAAGCAGCATGGAAAAGTGAGCTATGCAGGACCTTCCAGGAGCTCCCAGAGAGGCGTCCCTACCTCCCTCCCTCtatccctccctcctctcacctcctcccagccccataCCTGCCGGGTCTCCTCACACACCAGGGAGAAGAGCCAGAAGTAGATGAGGTACTCCCGCCAGGATGGCGAGGGCTGGAAGTCAACCATCAGGACATAggcaaagaggaggaggaaggtgaagTAGGAGAGGATGTTCATGAGGAAGATGACAACGGGAGCGGTGAAGAAGGCTCGAAGGCGTGCCAGGCAGCCCGCAGGCTGCAGCCTCTTCTCCCTGCAGGGATCAGGGGCAGAACTGGGACTCTGCTGCCCGGGGAGatgccccagcagctcctccctgcctgccagccctggTACCTGAAGGCGATGAGATTGGTGTAGAGAAGGGGGAAGAACAGCATGCACACAATCACCCGCCAAAGCCCGTTGTCCACAGACATCTTCCCCCACCAGACTTTGGTGAGGAAGGCCTGcgaggagggagggggagcagcACTGCTTACAAGAGCTGTCCCCAACAGAGAGGACAGAAACTGTCCCCATCAGAGAGGACAGAAACTGTCCCCATcagagaggggctgcagggcacagcCCCACTGCCACCAACATGCAACCCTGGATCCAGGGCCAGGACGCTTGGGCACTTCCCCTCCGAGCACCCCCCTCTTggaaacccacctggacacccCCATGAGACACAAAATTCATGTTCTTGGCCTCCAGTGCCAGCTGCAGACAAGTTGTCTTCCCCCAGGCCTCAGAAACCCGTGTGAGGAGTTTCTGGGCTCTCTCCTCATCCTTGCGGTAGCAGTCTGTGAACACCCCTGCCCGGGCAGGACCAGGAAGatgggctgagctctggggacAGCCTGGTGCTCAGCAAGGCACCCACAGCAGGATTTGGGCATCCCAGGAGGCACCCTCTGCACTCCCAACACAACGGAGGCATAGCACCCCCCATGACAAGGGGACACCCCCCTCATCACCCCATGGCAAAGCCACCCCTCCtcccagggcacaggggaggtTCTGGGTCACTCACCGATGGCCTTGTGCTCATACTGCTCAGCCAGAGCCAGCATGTCCTCAGTGGTGTCCGTGTCTTCCTCCTCCTTGGCCAACTCCTTCAGGattttgctgcagcccagtgcAGCTGCCATGCAGTCCTGgctctggagaagcagcaggcaGACAAAGTCTGGGGTCCTACCCCTTTCCTGCAAGCCCCAGCAGTCCTGtctgctccccccagcccccccaggagGGTGGTCCCCAGCAGACTGCTACCAAGGATGCTGTGACCAGGGCTGAGATGTGCCCCCCCCAGGTGGCAGCAGGTAAGCCCCTGCCACCAGGATTCCAGAGATACCTCTGGGAAGCTCGGGGTGATGGGACAGTCACTATCCTGCCTGTCACCCTGGGGGTGCTGTTTATGGGTGGGAGCCTTCTCCATCCCCACTGCCATGCCCCTGAGTCCTGCCTACCCCATGCTGAGCCCTCTCTCCCCCCACTTGGACTTGGTTCCCATCTGGCTGAGGGTCAGGGGGGCAGAGCCACGGGCCAGTTGCCTGCTGCCCCAGAGGCCACATCTTTcctctggggggggggaggatgggCTCCATCCAAAGCCCCTCAGCCAGGGCTGACAGCTCTGAGCTGGGATACCTGGGCCCAGATgatctctgccagctccttgcGGTTCTGGACCACAGCCCAGATAAGGAGGTCACGGACCGGGTCCATGGTGAAGGTGACTCGGCCAGCAGAGTGTTTGTAGAGGGACCGGAGGCTGGAGCCATGAACCTGCAagggggggacatggggagaTGGGGGGGAGACGGGGGGTTGGAGAGATGG is a genomic window containing:
- the TRPM2 gene encoding transient receptor potential cation channel subfamily M member 2 gives rise to the protein MAARGRRPRVLPSELNKVCPERGEDPATHPKKMSDFEVVPNLQQSSSSVSRSRRKAHFPTGSNEKENLVSWIPENIQKKECIYFVESSQTSDSGRVVCKCGYLREQHREDAAKTPLFLGKEWDPSRHIQEMPTDAFGDIHFTGLGQKMGKYVRVSSDTPPRVIYHLMTQHWGLDAPNLLISVTGGAKNFIMKPRLKNIFRQGLVKVAQTTGAWIITGGSHTGVMKQVGEAVRDFILSCSHKEGDIVTIGIATWGTVYNRESLVCPMGGFPAEYILDEENQGSLSCLDSNHSHFILVDDGTHGRYGVEIPLRTRLEKFISEQTKVKGGVAIKIPLVCVVLEGGPGTLDTIHNAITNGTPCVIVEGSGRVADVIAQVASLPLSQITMALIQKKLSMFFHDTYDLFTEGKLVEWTKKIQDIVRSQQLLTIFREGKYGQEDVDVAILQALFKASQNQDHFGHENWDHQLKLAVAWNRVDIARSEIFTDDHEWKPTDLHPVMAAALISNKPEFVKLFLEQGVRLKEFVTWDTLVYLYDNVAPSCLFHSKLQKVLLEEREHSAGSRMPRIQLHHVSQVLRDLLGRSTQPLYPKPKQTERPRLSIPIPHLKLNVHGSSLRSLYKHSAGRVTFTMDPVRDLLIWAVVQNRKELAEIIWAQSQDCMAAALGCSKILKELAKEEEDTDTTEDMLALAEQYEHKAIGVFTDCYRKDEERAQKLLTRVSEAWGKTTCLQLALEAKNMNFVSHGGVQAFLTKVWWGKMSVDNGLWRVIVCMLFFPLLYTNLIAFREKRLQPAGCLARLRAFFTAPVVIFLMNILSYFTFLLLFAYVLMVDFQPSPSWREYLIYFWLFSLVCEETRQLLYDPDGFGVVKMASLYFKDFWNKLDICAIVVFIAGLTCRLIPSTLYPGRIILSLAFIIFCLRLMHIFTVSKTLGPKIIIVKRMMKDVFFFLFLLAVWVVSFGVAKQAILIHNEERVDWLFRGVVYHSYLTIFGQIPSYIDGVNFNIDQCSPNGTDPYKPKCPETNEDNKKPIFPEWLTVILLCLYLLFTNILLLNLLIAMFNYTFQQVQEHTDQIWKFQRHDLIEEYHGRPPAPPPLILLNHLQSLLQRGLLRRAATHHKQLKEKLEKNEEAALLSWEMYLKESYLQHLQCQEKQNVEQKIRDIAQRVDMLAELLDLDQGKRTGLVERRLGSLEDRVQQSAQALRWIMQALQGSGFSSGEAMPPVGSSKAPEGKEVEVEGKAEEIHPPCHVLARTLLYPGSHTLRFPVPDEKVPWEVEFPLYDPPTYSADHKDMAVQDPFSPSLESLLKINYNTMDGLIDRQSFHGLYAVQEGLPLNPMGRTGLRGRGRLHCFGPNHALHPIVTRWRRNLDGSIIRKSLKKMLEVLVAQYPLSEVWALPGGSLEPGEMLPLKLKWILRREFWPQFQNLLKQGTEVHKGYLDDPRNTDNAWVETVAISVHFDSQNSVEMKRLNSFLQGCDPELCIRWQVLDKRIPLHANHKELLHKVSALLGAYY